Proteins encoded by one window of Arenicella chitinivorans:
- a CDS encoding CNNM domain-containing protein, whose amino-acid sequence MYSLLITFFVLAIFFSFLCSLWEAVLLSITPTYARIQQQKGTATGKYLNAFKQDIDRPLSAILTLNTIAHTVGAIGVGEQAAAIWAESNPLITRLVVPAAMTLAVLLLSEIVPKTIGALYWRKLAGFTVASLRFLLVVLAPLVWMSQLLTKLLKTDGHGAVLTRNDFLAMTEMGAEEGVLEAIESKMLGSMLRFQGITASDVMTPRTVVSATPEEQSIGDYYNSRKSTQFSRIPTFTQNNKDQISGYILKTDVMEAMIEGRKNDSMASLKREIIAIDQNFALTELFNTLMQRTEHIAVVLDDFGGMAGIVTMEDVIETMLGMEIIDETDTATDMRVLAQGLRKKRAKLLGAIDTAVIDDSLSKD is encoded by the coding sequence ATGTATTCGCTATTAATCACTTTCTTCGTTCTTGCGATTTTCTTTTCTTTCTTGTGCTCACTATGGGAGGCGGTGCTGCTTAGTATTACGCCGACCTACGCTCGTATTCAACAACAAAAAGGCACGGCTACTGGCAAGTATCTCAACGCGTTTAAGCAGGACATTGATCGTCCGTTATCCGCTATTTTGACGCTGAATACGATTGCTCATACGGTAGGTGCAATTGGCGTCGGCGAGCAAGCTGCGGCAATATGGGCTGAAAGTAATCCACTGATTACTCGTTTGGTCGTGCCGGCCGCCATGACTCTGGCTGTTTTATTATTATCTGAGATTGTGCCCAAGACTATCGGCGCACTCTACTGGCGCAAGCTGGCAGGCTTTACCGTTGCTTCGCTACGATTTCTGCTGGTTGTATTAGCGCCGCTGGTGTGGATGAGCCAGCTGCTAACAAAGTTACTCAAGACCGATGGCCACGGCGCTGTGCTGACACGGAATGATTTTTTGGCAATGACAGAAATGGGCGCTGAGGAAGGTGTGTTGGAGGCTATCGAATCGAAGATGCTAGGTAGCATGTTGCGCTTTCAAGGGATCACCGCGAGCGACGTAATGACTCCGCGCACGGTGGTATCGGCTACGCCCGAAGAACAAAGTATTGGCGACTATTACAACTCGCGTAAAAGTACTCAGTTTTCACGTATTCCTACCTTCACGCAGAACAATAAAGATCAAATTTCTGGTTATATTTTGAAAACGGACGTGATGGAAGCGATGATCGAAGGGCGTAAAAATGATTCCATGGCAAGCTTAAAACGCGAGATCATTGCCATTGATCAAAATTTTGCATTGACTGAGCTGTTTAATACTTTGATGCAACGCACAGAACACATCGCCGTGGTACTCGATGACTTCGGCGGTATGGCCGGTATTGTCACGATGGAAGACGTGATTGAGACCATGTTGGGTATGGAAATAATCGATGAGACCGATACCGCGACCGACATGCGAGTGCTCGCGCAAGGCCTTAGGAAAAAGCGAGCCAAATTACTGGGTGCTATCGACACGGCAGTCATCGACGACAGCTTGAGTAAAGACTGA
- a CDS encoding NYN domain-containing protein, producing the protein MRCCNSHSIEDLPEVAITGHYGPSALIRRARNASTLRFSTLRNYRSNRSSTGIVGHNKEESQQKIALFINADKAPACRFDDILSEVVRYRVVTVRKAYGNWKKTNLKPWENLVYFSYGVYINHICRRYPAQSVFTQAVVDDCRVDSTQ; encoded by the coding sequence ATGCGATGCTGCAACAGTCATAGCATAGAAGATTTACCTGAAGTTGCCATTACAGGCCATTACGGCCCATCAGCCCTAATTAGACGCGCACGCAACGCCTCTACCCTGCGGTTTAGCACACTTCGAAATTACCGCTCTAATCGCAGTAGCACTGGTATCGTAGGACATAATAAGGAAGAGTCCCAACAAAAAATAGCCCTGTTTATTAACGCGGACAAAGCGCCAGCTTGCCGATTCGACGACATACTCAGCGAGGTAGTACGATACCGTGTGGTTACAGTCCGCAAGGCTTATGGCAACTGGAAGAAGACCAATTTGAAGCCGTGGGAAAACTTAGTATATTTTTCTTACGGCGTTTATATCAATCATATCTGCCGTCGCTATCCGGCTCAGTCAGTCTTTACTCAAGCTGTCGTCGATGACTGCCGTGTCGATAGCACCCAGTAA
- a CDS encoding choice-of-anchor Q domain-containing protein encodes MPPLNCINKTALAMAIGHALSTPLQAATIEVTSNADDGTNCTLREAINTVNSGSDQTNGCNIDVTNDALGSNDIIQFAPNVAGQTITLAGSELTVTSSVSINPNGANTGTSTTIDANKASRVMSVTSGTVQLDHLVISGGLVENGGGLYATGTASVSISNSTLSGNSALEGGGLVAIDTASVSISNSTLSGNSAAGGGGLVARNSSSVSISNSTLSGNSAGFDGGGLYAKNTASVSIINSTLSGNSAFLWGGGLDAKNTASVSISNSTLSGNSARFGGGGLQVQHTANVSISNSIIANSASGACFNGGSGTIAIATDSIVDDTSCSGASFANPLLEPLADNGGPTLTHALMSGSPAINRATGAGATSTDQRGFAAVGTRDIGAFEFGVMDPNAKLNLTVTSTADDNGAGCTLREAIATTNARGDLDNGCFNIGSQPDDHIIQFAPNVAGQTITLAGSELTVTGSVSINPNGANTTIDANQASRVMSVTSGTVQLDHLVISGGNALNGGGLNATGTASVSIINSTLSGNSADGGGGGLLPRESASVSISNSTLSGNSARFGGGLTAVGRSSVSIINSTVSGNSADSDGGGLDITALASVSIINSTVSGNSAGFDGGGLSAQSISSVSIINSTLSGNSAGDDGGGLNALFHTRVSIINSTLSGNSASNSPGGGGGGLHARERASFNISNSIIANSTGGACLNRGTGTIAIATDSIVDDSSCRGATVADPLLEPLADNGGPTLTHALMSGSPAINRATGAGATNTDQRGFAAVGTRDVGAFEFGVMDPNAKLNLTVTSTADDNGAGCTLREAIATTNARGDLDNGCFNIGSQPDDHIIQFAPNVAGQTITLAGSELTVTGSVSINPNGASTTIDANQASRVMSVTSGTVQLDHLVISGGSASVGATRGGGLYAGDWSSVSISNSTLSGNSASVGGGLHAQDSASVSISNSTLSGNSARFYGGGLHAQDSASVSISNSTLSGNSAHSRGGGLYAEYSASVSIINSTLSGNSAVFGGGGLVATDTASVSINNSIVANSAGDACDGIGIIAIATDSIVDDTSCRGATVADPLLEPLADNGGPTLTHALLSGSPAINPGSSVNPTSTDQRGFAAVGTRDVGAFEAQQLSVSVSPDVMPENGGASTGTVTRSVLIDRPLEVNLASSDLSSAMVPTSVVIPAGEASATFAISAVDDTLADGNSISTISVNAIGYVVGSATVTVVDNDTPSLGLTLNSSSISESGITVATVSRNTPTNTALNVSLSSNNPTRLVIPATVEIPVGAAFVNFNITGIDNTTLDADQLVTITASGLGSVTANLLVTDDDDDDTDGIADNADNCPSTPNPNQDDFEGDGIGDACDNDIDGDGMSNQYELDNGLNPRNSFDRDADPDGDGFTNLEEFEFSTDPNVPNPDDDNNGIPDDAPVATPQRRFPLPAILPLLLDE; translated from the coding sequence ATGCCGCCATTAAACTGCATTAATAAAACCGCATTAGCTATGGCGATTGGCCATGCATTGAGCACGCCACTGCAGGCTGCCACCATTGAGGTCACATCAAACGCTGATGACGGCACCAACTGCACTTTGCGTGAGGCAATTAATACCGTCAACAGTGGCTCTGATCAAACCAACGGTTGCAATATTGATGTTACTAACGACGCCTTGGGCAGCAACGACATTATTCAATTTGCCCCCAACGTGGCGGGGCAAACCATTACGCTGGCGGGTAGCGAATTAACGGTTACCAGTAGCGTGAGCATTAACCCCAATGGCGCTAACACCGGTACCTCCACCACGATTGACGCCAACAAAGCCTCACGGGTAATGAGCGTTACTAGCGGCACCGTGCAACTCGATCATTTGGTGATTAGCGGTGGTCTCGTAGAGAATGGTGGCGGCTTGTACGCCACAGGTACGGCAAGCGTCAGTATCAGCAATAGCACGCTGTCGGGTAATTCGGCATTAGAGGGCGGCGGGTTGGTCGCCATAGATACGGCCAGCGTCAGTATCAGCAATAGCACGCTGTCGGGTAATTCCGCAGCTGGTGGCGGCGGCTTGGTCGCCCGAAACTCGTCAAGCGTCAGTATCAGCAATAGCACGCTGTCGGGTAATTCAGCCGGTTTTGATGGCGGCGGGTTGTACGCCAAAAATACAGCAAGCGTCAGTATCATCAATAGCACGCTGTCGGGTAATTCGGCTTTTTTGTGGGGCGGCGGCTTGGACGCCAAAAATACAGCAAGCGTCAGTATCAGCAATAGCACGCTGTCGGGTAATTCGGCTCGCTTTGGCGGCGGCGGATTGCAGGTCCAACACACGGCAAACGTCAGTATTAGCAATAGCATCATCGCTAATTCCGCAAGCGGTGCGTGTTTTAATGGGGGATCAGGTACAATAGCCATTGCCACCGACAGTATCGTGGATGACACAAGCTGTAGTGGCGCGTCCTTTGCTAACCCACTGCTTGAGCCATTAGCCGACAATGGCGGCCCCACGTTAACCCATGCTTTGATGAGTGGTAGCCCAGCAATTAATCGAGCCACCGGAGCGGGTGCCACCAGTACCGACCAACGCGGTTTTGCGGCGGTCGGCACGCGCGACATTGGCGCGTTTGAATTTGGTGTGATGGATCCAAATGCCAAACTAAACCTAACCGTCACCAGCACCGCCGACGACAACGGCGCTGGGTGTACCCTGCGAGAAGCAATCGCCACCACCAACGCGCGGGGTGATTTAGATAACGGGTGTTTTAATATTGGCTCACAACCTGATGATCACATTATTCAATTTGCGCCCAACGTGGCGGGGCAAACCATTACGCTGGCGGGCAGCGAATTAACGGTTACCGGTAGCGTGAGCATTAACCCCAATGGCGCTAACACCACGATTGACGCCAACCAAGCCTCACGGGTGATGAGCGTTACTAGCGGCACCGTGCAACTCGATCATTTGGTGATCAGCGGGGGCAATGCACTTAATGGCGGCGGCTTGAACGCCACAGGTACGGCAAGCGTCAGTATCATCAATAGCACGCTGTCGGGTAATTCAGCTGATGGAGGCGGCGGCGGGTTGCTCCCCCGAGAGTCGGCCAGCGTCAGTATCAGCAATAGCACGCTGTCTGGTAATTCGGCTCGCTTTGGCGGCGGCTTGACCGCAGTAGGTAGGTCAAGCGTCAGTATCATCAATAGCACGGTGTCGGGTAATTCAGCTGATAGTGATGGCGGCGGCTTGGACATCACAGCCTTGGCAAGCGTCAGTATCATCAATAGCACGGTGTCGGGTAATTCAGCTGGTTTTGATGGCGGCGGCTTGAGCGCCCAATCTATCTCAAGCGTCAGTATTATCAATAGCACGCTGTCGGGTAATTCGGCTGGTGATGACGGCGGCGGCTTGAACGCCCTATTCCATACAAGAGTCAGTATCATCAATAGCACGCTGTCGGGTAATTCGGCGAGTAATTCGCCTGGTGGTGGAGGCGGCGGCTTGCACGCCCGAGAAAGGGCAAGCTTCAATATCAGCAATAGCATCATCGCTAATTCCACAGGCGGTGCGTGTTTAAATAGGGGAACAGGCACAATAGCCATTGCCACCGACAGCATCGTGGATGACTCAAGCTGTCGTGGCGCGACCGTTGCTGACCCACTGCTCGAGCCATTAGCCGACAATGGCGGCCCCACGTTAACCCATGCTTTGATGAGTGGTAGCCCAGCAATTAATCGAGCCACCGGAGCGGGTGCCACCAACACAGATCAACGCGGTTTTGCGGCTGTTGGCACGCGCGACGTTGGCGCGTTTGAATTTGGTGTGATGGATCCAAATGCCAAACTAAACCTAACCGTCACCAGCACCGCCGACGACAACGGCGCTGGGTGTACCCTGCGAGAAGCAATCGCCACCACCAACGCGCGGGGTGATTTAGATAACGGGTGTTTTAATATTGGCTCACAACCTGATGATCACATTATTCAATTTGCCCCCAACGTGGCGGGGCAAACCATTACGCTGGCGGGCAGCGAATTAACGGTTACCGGTAGCGTGAGCATTAACCCCAATGGCGCTAGCACCACGATTGACGCCAACCAAGCCTCACGGGTAATGAGCGTTACTAGCGGCACCGTGCAACTCGATCATTTGGTGATTAGCGGTGGTAGCGCAAGCGTAGGCGCAACTCGAGGCGGCGGCTTGTACGCTGGAGACTGGTCAAGCGTCAGTATCAGCAATAGCACGCTGTCGGGTAATTCGGCTTCTGTTGGCGGCGGGTTGCACGCCCAAGACTCGGCAAGCGTCAGTATCAGCAATAGCACGCTGTCGGGTAATTCGGCTCGCTTTTACGGCGGCGGGTTGCACGCGCAAGACTCGGCAAGCGTCAGTATCAGCAATAGCACGCTGTCGGGTAATTCGGCTCATTCTCGTGGCGGCGGCTTGTACGCCGAATACTCGGCCAGCGTCAGTATCATTAATAGCACGCTGTCGGGTAATTCGGCGGTTTTTGGTGGCGGCGGGTTGGTCGCCACAGATACGGCAAGCGTCAGTATCAACAATAGCATCGTCGCTAATTCCGCAGGCGATGCGTGTGACGGTATAGGTATTATAGCGATTGCCACCGACAGTATCGTGGATGACACAAGCTGTCGTGGCGCGACCGTTGCTGACCCACTGCTTGAGCCATTAGCCGACAATGGCGGCCCCACGTTAACTCATGCCTTGTTGAGCGGTAGCCCAGCGATCAACCCTGGTTCTAGTGTCAACCCCACCAGCACCGACCAACGCGGTTTTGCGGCGGTCGGCACGCGCGATGTTGGCGCGTTTGAGGCACAGCAGCTTAGCGTGTCAGTGTCACCAGACGTCATGCCTGAAAATGGCGGCGCGAGTACCGGCACCGTCACGCGCTCAGTGTTAATTGACCGACCACTTGAGGTTAATCTTGCCAGTAGCGATCTAAGCTCAGCCATGGTGCCCACGAGCGTGGTGATTCCGGCGGGTGAGGCATCTGCCACGTTTGCGATTTCTGCGGTTGACGATACTCTGGCCGACGGCAATAGCATCAGCACCATTTCGGTGAATGCCATCGGCTATGTGGTTGGTTCCGCGACCGTAACCGTCGTTGACAATGACACGCCCAGTTTAGGGTTAACACTCAACAGCTCATCAATCAGCGAGAGCGGCATAACGGTGGCGACTGTTAGCCGCAATACTCCGACTAACACCGCGCTTAACGTCAGCTTAAGCAGCAATAACCCGACTCGACTAGTAATCCCCGCCACGGTTGAGATTCCGGTCGGCGCGGCGTTTGTTAATTTCAATATCACCGGCATCGATAACACCACACTCGATGCCGACCAATTGGTCACCATTACCGCCAGCGGCCTCGGCAGCGTAACAGCTAACTTGTTGGTGACCGACGACGATGACGATGACACAGATGGCATCGCTGATAATGCTGACAACTGCCCAAGCACGCCTAACCCGAATCAAGACGATTTTGAGGGCGACGGGATAGGCGACGCATGTGACAATGATATTGACGGTGATGGTATGTCAAACCAATACGAGCTCGACAACGGCTTAAACCCGCGTAATTCGTTCGACCGAGACGCCGATCCCGATGGTGATGGCTTTACTAATTTAGAAGAGTTTGAGTTTTCAACCGACCCGAATGTGCCGAACCCTGATGATGACAACAATGGCATTCCGGATGACGCACCAGTGGCTACGCCGCAACGCCGATTCCCACTCCCGGCTATCTTGCCGTTGTTATTAGACGAATAA
- a CDS encoding choice-of-anchor Q domain-containing protein yields the protein MPPLNCINKTALAMAIGHALSTPLQAATIEVTSNADDGTNCTLREAINTVNSGSDQSNGCNIDVTNDALGSNDIIQFAPNVAGQTITLAGSELTVSSSVSINPNGASTTIDANKASRVMSVTSGTVQLDHLVISGGLVENGGGLYATGTASVSISNSTLSGNSASDGGGLYATDTSSVSIVNSTLSGNSAAGGGGLVARNSSSVSISNSTLSGNSADFGGGLDARNSSSVSISNSTLSGNSAFLWGGGLDAKNTASVSISNSTLSGNSALFDGGGLQVQHTANVSISNSIIANSAGGDACAGSGIAIATDSIVDDSSCSGATVVADLLLEPLADNGGPTLTHALLSGSPAINPGSSVNPTSTDQRGFAAVGTRDIGAFEFGAMDPNARLNLTVTSTADDNGAGCTLREAIATTNARGDLDNGCFNIGEQTDDHIIQFAPNVAGQTITLAGSQLTVTSSVSINPNGANTGTSTATTTTIDANQASRVMSVTSGTVQLDHLVISGGNALNGGGLNATGTASVSIINSTLSGNLVFRYGGGLFATDTVNVSISNSTLSGNSTFSYGGGLNAAGTSSVSIINSTLSGNSAGLYGSGLDVRDTASVSISNSTLSGNSADFGGGLYAGDSSSVSIINSTLSGNSASVGGGLGAGDSASVSISNSTLSGNSALAGGGLLAPGTASVSISNSIIANSAGGDACAGSGIAIATDSIVDESSCSGATVVADLLLEPLADNGGPTLTHALMSGSPAINRATGAGATNTDQRGFAAVGTRDVGAFEFGVMDPNAKLNLTVTSTADDNGAGCTLREAIATTNARGDLDNGCFNIGSQPDDHIIQFAPNVAGQTITLAGSELAITRSVSINPNGASTTIDANKASRVMSVTSGTVQLDHLVISGGSASVGATRGGGLYAGDWSSVSISNSTLSGNSASVGGGLYAGTLASVSISNSTLSGNSARFYGGGLHAQDSANVSISNSTLSGNTARNSGGGLYAEYSASVSIINSTLSGNSAVFGGGGLVATDTASVSISNSTLSGNSSDIGGGGLYAGDSASVSINDSIVANSAGDACFGSGIAIATDSIVDDSSCRGATVADPLLGPLADNGGATLTHALLSGSPAINPDSSVNPTSTDQRGFAAVGTRDVGAFEAQQLSVSVSPDVMPENGGASTGTVTRSVLIDRPLEVNLASSDLSSAMVPTSVVIPAGEASATFAISAVDDTLADGNSISTISVNAIGYVVGSATVTVVDNDTPSLGLTLNSSSISESGITVATVSRNTPTNTALNVSLSSNNPTRLVIPATVEIPVGAAFVNFNITGIDNTTLDADQLVTITASGLGSVTANLLVTDDDDDDADGIADNADNCPSTPNPNQDDFEGDGIGDACDNDIDGDGMSNQYELDNDLNPRNSFDRDADPDGDGFTNLEEFEFSTDPNVPNPDDNNDGIPDDAPVATPQRRFPLPAILPLLLDE from the coding sequence ATGCCGCCATTAAACTGCATTAATAAAACCGCATTAGCTATGGCGATTGGCCATGCATTGAGCACGCCACTGCAGGCTGCCACCATTGAGGTCACATCAAACGCTGATGACGGCACCAACTGCACTTTGCGGGAGGCAATTAATACCGTCAACAGTGGCTCTGATCAAAGCAACGGTTGCAATATTGATGTTACTAACGACGCCTTGGGCAGCAACGACATTATTCAATTTGCCCCCAACGTGGCCGGGCAAACCATTACGCTGGCGGGTAGCGAATTAACGGTTAGCAGTAGCGTGAGCATTAACCCCAATGGCGCTAGCACCACGATTGACGCCAACAAAGCCTCACGGGTAATGAGCGTTACTAGCGGCACCGTGCAACTCGATCATTTGGTGATTAGCGGTGGTCTCGTAGAGAATGGTGGCGGCTTGTACGCCACAGGTACGGCAAGCGTCAGTATCAGCAATAGCACGCTGTCGGGTAATTCCGCATCTGATGGCGGCGGCTTGTATGCCACAGATACGTCAAGTGTCAGTATCGTCAATAGCACGCTGTCGGGTAATTCCGCAGCTGGTGGCGGCGGCTTGGTCGCCCGAAATTCGTCAAGCGTCAGTATCAGCAATAGCACGCTGTCGGGTAATTCGGCTGATTTTGGCGGCGGCTTGGACGCCCGAAACTCGTCAAGCGTCAGTATCAGCAATAGCACGCTGTCGGGTAATTCGGCTTTTTTGTGGGGCGGCGGCTTGGACGCCAAAAATACAGCAAGCGTCAGTATCAGCAATAGCACGCTGTCGGGTAATTCGGCTCTCTTTGACGGCGGCGGATTGCAGGTCCAACACACGGCAAACGTCAGTATTAGCAATAGCATCATCGCTAATTCCGCAGGCGGCGATGCGTGTGCCGGTTCAGGTATCGCGATTGCCACCGACAGCATCGTGGATGACTCAAGCTGTAGTGGCGCGACCGTTGTTGCTGACCTACTGCTTGAGCCATTAGCCGACAATGGCGGCCCCACGTTAACTCATGCCTTGTTGAGCGGTAGCCCAGCGATCAACCCTGGCTCTAGCGTCAACCCCACCAGCACCGACCAACGCGGTTTTGCGGCGGTCGGCACGCGCGACATTGGCGCGTTTGAATTTGGTGCTATGGATCCAAATGCCAGGCTAAACCTAACCGTCACCAGCACCGCCGACGACAACGGCGCTGGGTGTACCCTGCGAGAAGCAATCGCCACCACCAACGCGCGGGGTGACTTAGATAACGGGTGCTTTAATATTGGCGAACAAACCGATGATCACATTATTCAATTTGCCCCCAACGTGGCGGGGCAAACCATTACGCTGGCGGGCAGCCAATTAACGGTTACCAGTAGCGTGAGCATTAACCCCAATGGCGCTAACACCGGTACTAGCACCGCCACTACCACCACGATTGACGCCAACCAAGCCTCACGGGTGATGAGCGTTACTAGCGGCACCGTGCAACTCGATCATTTGGTGATCAGCGGGGGCAATGCACTTAATGGCGGCGGCTTGAACGCCACAGGTACGGCAAGCGTCAGTATCATCAATAGCACGCTGTCGGGTAATTTGGTTTTTAGGTATGGCGGCGGCTTGTTCGCCACAGATACGGTAAACGTCAGTATCAGTAATAGCACGCTGTCGGGTAATTCGACTTTTTCATATGGCGGCGGCTTGAACGCAGCAGGTACGTCAAGCGTCAGTATCATCAATAGCACGCTGTCGGGTAATTCGGCTGGTTTATATGGCAGCGGCTTGGACGTCCGAGACACGGCAAGCGTCAGTATCAGCAATAGCACGCTGTCGGGTAATTCGGCTGATTTTGGCGGCGGCTTGTACGCTGGAGACTCGTCAAGCGTCAGTATCATCAATAGCACGCTGTCGGGTAATTCGGCTTCTGTTGGCGGCGGCTTGGGCGCTGGAGACTCGGCCAGCGTCAGTATCAGCAATAGCACGCTGTCGGGTAATTCGGCTCTCGCTGGCGGCGGGTTGTTAGCCCCAGGCACGGCAAGCGTCAGTATTAGCAACAGCATCATCGCTAATTCCGCAGGCGGCGATGCGTGTGCCGGTTCAGGTATCGCGATTGCAACCGACAGTATCGTGGATGAATCAAGCTGTAGTGGCGCGACCGTTGTTGCTGACCTACTGCTTGAGCCATTAGCCGACAATGGCGGCCCCACGTTAACCCATGCTTTGATGAGTGGTAGCCCAGCAATTAATCGAGCCACCGGAGCGGGTGCCACCAACACAGATCAACGCGGTTTTGCGGCTGTTGGCACGCGCGACGTTGGCGCGTTTGAATTTGGTGTGATGGATCCAAATGCCAAACTAAACCTAACCGTCACCAGCACCGCCGACGACAACGGCGCTGGGTGTACCCTGCGAGAAGCAATCGCCACCACCAACGCGCGGGGTGATTTAGATAACGGGTGTTTTAATATTGGCTCACAACCTGATGATCACATTATTCAATTTGCCCCCAACGTGGCGGGGCAAACCATTACGCTGGCGGGCAGCGAATTAGCCATTACCCGCAGCGTGAGCATTAATCCCAATGGCGCTAGCACCACGATTGACGCCAACAAAGCCTCACGGGTAATGAGCGTTACTAGCGGCACCGTGCAACTCGATCATTTGGTGATTAGCGGTGGTAGCGCAAGCGTAGGCGCAACTCGAGGCGGCGGCTTGTACGCTGGAGACTGGTCAAGCGTCAGTATCAGCAATAGCACGCTGTCGGGTAATTCGGCTTCTGTTGGCGGCGGCTTGTACGCTGGAACCTTGGCAAGCGTCAGTATCAGCAATAGCACGCTGTCGGGTAATTCGGCTCGCTTTTACGGCGGCGGGTTGCACGCCCAAGACTCGGCAAACGTCAGTATCAGCAATAGCACGCTGTCGGGTAATACCGCTCGTAATAGTGGCGGCGGCTTGTACGCCGAATACTCGGCCAGCGTCAGTATCATCAATAGCACGCTGTCGGGTAATTCGGCGGTTTTTGGTGGCGGCGGGTTGGTCGCCACAGATACGGCAAGCGTCAGTATCAGCAATAGCACGCTGTCGGGTAATTCGTCTGATATTGGTGGCGGCGGGTTGTACGCTGGAGACTCGGCCAGCGTCAGTATCAACGATAGCATCGTCGCTAATTCCGCAGGCGATGCGTGTTTCGGTTCAGGTATAGCCATTGCAACCGACAGCATCGTGGATGACTCAAGCTGTCGTGGCGCGACTGTTGCTGACCCACTACTCGGCCCATTAGCCGACAATGGCGGCGCCACGTTAACTCATGCCTTGTTGAGCGGTAGCCCAGCGATCAACCCTGACTCTAGTGTCAACCCCACCAGCACCGACCAACGCGGTTTTGCGGCGGTCGGCACGCGCGACGTTGGCGCGTTTGAGGCTCAGCAGCTTAGCGTGTCAGTGTCACCAGACGTCATGCCTGAAAATGGCGGCGCGAGTACCGGCACCGTCACGCGCTCAGTGCTAATTGACCGACCACTTGAGGTTAATCTTGCCAGTAGCGACCTAAGTTCAGCCATGGTGCCCACGAGCGTGGTGATTCCGGCGGGTGAGGCATCTGCCACGTTTGCGATTTCTGCGGTTGACGATACTCTGGCCGACGGCAATAGCATCAGCACCATTTCGGTGAATGCCATCGGCTATGTGGTTGGTTCCGCGACCGTAACCGTCGTTGACAATGACACGCCCAGTTTAGGGTTAACACTCAACAGCTCATCAATCAGCGAGAGCGGCATAACGGTGGCAACTGTTAGCCGCAATACTCCGACAAACACCGCGCTTAACGTCAGCTTAAGCAGCAATAACCCGACTCGACTAGTAATCCCCGCCACGGTTGAGATTCCGGTCGGCGCGGCGTTTGTTAATTTCAATATCACCGGCATCGATAACACCACACTCGATGCCGACCAATTGGTCACCATTACCGCCAGCGGCCTCGGCAGCGTAACAGCTAACTTGTTGGTGACCGACGACGATGACGATGACGCCGATGGCATCGCTGATAATGCTGACAACTGCCCAAGCACGCCTAACCCGAATCAAGACGATTTTGAGGGCGACGGGATAGGCGACGCATGTGACAATGATATTGACGGTGATGGTATGTCAAACCAATACGAGCTCGACAACGACTTAAACCCGCGTAATTCGTTTGACCGCGACGCCGATCCCGATGGTGATGGCTTTACTAATTTAGAAGAGTTTGAGTTTTCGACCGACCCGAATGTGCCAAACCCTGATGATAATAACGATGGCATTCCGGACGACGCACCAGTGGCTACGCCGCAACGCCGATTCCCACTCCCGGCTATCTTGCCGTTGTTATTAGACGAATAA